The following proteins are encoded in a genomic region of Primulina huaijiensis isolate GDHJ02 chromosome 3, ASM1229523v2, whole genome shotgun sequence:
- the LOC140972617 gene encoding protein ILITYHIA-like, producing MEPNGGSQMELLIAVAPSVLTPSSKRRIQIFRSQIPSILNNLDSLQMSIEIVSLLVDLLFQTLSLYDDHGSRKAVDEVIIKALREDLFMKSFATTLVQAMEKQSKIQSITGSYRLLKWSCLLLTYSQFATLSNTLCRVAQAQASVLNIVLQGSFCVRRARKKTLFHLFSKSPDIYKAYMEGFRDSRISYKDSAELIYLMLDFLNSNPVSFDERKEIFLDIFVKAVLNAREKPAIGLSKAFLPLFSRLSHEDFKNTILPSSVKMLKRNPELVIESIGVLLKSTNLDLSKYAVEILSVVLTQARHGDEGRRFDALAIVRSLSQKSSSPDSVEALFNAVKLVMGGSEGRLTFPYQRVGMINALQEISHAPEGKYLNSLAPTVCRFLLSYYKDEGNEEVKLSSLTCLAAWTVKSVDAISQDLVTFFVHGLKEKEALRKGHLRCLRLICKKTDSVMQMTELLLPLLQLVKTGFSKAVQRLEGIYALFCVAKIAVVDVKAEETISKEKIWQLILQNEPSVIPISLASKLPADDLLACIDLMEVLIVDYPQRLLEIFPKKAFLQFMLFLLCHPNWIIRKAAHDTMKKILAVSPSLCDAIMVEFSSYLSVVEEKATFLRMSEAEIPVDSQVPFLPSVEVLVKVLVAIAPAVFAASPDACLQLLFCSHHPYLVGTGKKDVVWRRVQKCLQKFGFDVIGRVTTSVADLCTGLLGSKGLMSPNYLDQEGAINSLSTLMSIIPGDTYAQFEKRFINLPDLRTHDTLSEIDIQVIFLT from the exons ATGGAACCCAACGGAGGCAGTCAAATGGAGTTGTTGATAGCTGTCGCTCCTTCAGTCTTGACGCCTTCCTCGAAGCGGCGAATTCAGATATTCCGCAGTCAGATTCCATCCATTCTCAACAATTTAG ATTCTTTGCAGATGTCTATCGAAATCGTGTCCCTATTGGTTGATTTGCTTTTTCAAACATTATCATTATATGATGACCATGGATCAAGGAAAGCCGTGGATGAAGTTATTATCAAAGCTTTACGCGAGGATctatttatgaaaagttttgcTACAACCCTTGTACAGGCTATGGAAAAGCAATCAAAGATCCAATCAATCACAGGAAGCTACAGGCTTCTAAAGTGGTCTTGTCTCCTCTTAACTTATAGTCAGTTTGCTactttatcaaacactttgtgCAGAGTGGCCCAAGCTCAGGCATCGGTGCTTAACATCGTCTTGCAAGGATCATTTTGTGTGAGAAGGGCACGCAAGAAAACCCTTTTTCATTTGTTCTCTAAG TCACCAGACATATATAAAGCATACATGGAGGGATTCAGAGATTCAAGGATATCATACAAAGACAGTGCAGAGTTAATATACTTGATGCTTGactttttaaattcaaatcctGTTTCATTTGATGAACGAAAG GAAATATTTCTTGATATCTTTGTAAAAGCAGTTCTAAATGCAAGGGAAAAGCCGGCCATAGGCCTCAGTAAAGCATTTCTGCCATTATTTTCTCGTTTATCACATGAGGATTTTAAGAACACGATACTCCCATCATCTGTCAAGATGTTGAAACGGAATCCGGAGCTTGTCATAGAATCAATTGGAGTTCTTTTGAAATCTACGAACCTTGACCTAAGTAAATATGCTGTGGAAATTCTCTCAGTAGTATTGACCCAGGCAAGGCATGGAGATGAAGGAAGAAGATTTGATGCTTTAGCCATAGTTAGGAGCTTGAGCCAAAAATCAAGCAGTCCTGATTCTGTAGAAGCACTGTTTAATGCTGTCAAATTGGTTATGGGAG GTTCTGAAGGCAGACTTACATTTCCATACCAGAGAGTTGGAATGATTAACGCGCTTCAAGAAATTTCTCATGCTCCTGAAGGAAAATATCTCAATAGCTTGGCACCAACTGTATGCAGATTTCTGTTGTCTTATTACAAGGATGAGG GAAATGAAGAGGTGAAACTGTCAAGTTTGACTTGTTTAGCAGCTTGGACTGTAAAATCGGTAGATGCCATTTCCCAAGATCTAGTTACCTTCTTTGTTCATGGGCTGAAAGAGAAGGAAGCTCTGAGAAAGGGTCACCTTCGTTGTCTGCGATTAATTTGCAAAAAAACTGATTCAGTTATGCAG ATGACGGAGTTATTGCTGCCTCTTCTCCAACTTGTTAAAACTGGTTTTAGCAAAGCTGTACAGAGATTGGAGGGTATTTATGCATTGTTCTGTGTGGCAAAAATTGCTGTCGTTGACGTGAAAGCAG AGGAAACTATATCGAAGGAGAAGATTTGGCAGTTGATATTACAGAATGAACCTTCAGTCATTCCAATTTCCTTG GCTTCAAAATTACCAGCTGATGATTTGTTGGCATGCATTGACCTTATGGAGGTTCTCATTGTTGATTATCCTCAAAG ACTCTTGGAGATTTTTCCGAAAAAAGCATTCCTTCAG TTCATGTTGTTTTTGCTATGCCATCCTAATTGGATTATAAGGAAAGCAGCCCATGATACTATGAAAAAGATTCTTGCCGTTTCTCCTTCGCTGTGTGATGCTATTATGGTCGAGTTCTCGAGTTATCTCTCTGTTGTGGAAGAAAAAGCTACTTTTCTAAGGATGAG TGAAGCAGAAATTCCGGTGGACTCACAAGTTCCATTCCTtccatcagttgaagttttggtGAAGGTTTTAGTTGCAATTGCGCCTGCAGTATTTGCTGCTTCCCCAGATGCTTGCCTGCAGCTCCTGTTCTGCTCACATCATCCATACCTCGTTGGGACAGGAAAAAAGGATGTGGTTTGGAGG agGGTGCAAAAGTGTTTGCAGAAGTTTGGTTTTGATGTGATTGGTCGTGTTACAACTAGTGTGGCTGACTTATGTACG
- the LOC140972305 gene encoding GDSL esterase/lipase At5g33370-like, with amino-acid sequence MKMSNLATISCFLIIYVTLASKTLNVDAENRAFFVFGDSLVDNGNNNYLATTARADAPPYGIDYPTHRPTGRFSNGLNIPDIISEKMGWEATLPYLSPELRGQKLLVGANFASAGVGVLNDTGIQFVNIIRIYDQLNYFEQYQQRVSALIREEESQRLVKESLTLMTLGGNDFVNNYYLVPFSARSRQFTLQQYVPYVISEYKKVLQRLYRLGARRVLVTGTGPLGCVPAELAQHSRNGECAEELQHAASLFNPQLKKMLNQLNQDIGTNVFIAANTNQMHMDFVSNPRSFGFTTSKIACCGQGRFNGLGLCTPLSNLCPNRDQYVFWDPFHPSERANRLIVQQIFNGDNNLMHPMNLSTMFPNYSRA; translated from the exons ATGAAAATGTCTAATTTAGCGACTATTTCATGTTTCCTTATTATTTATGTAACATTAGCGTCGAAAACTTTGAACGTTGATGCTGAAAATAGAGCATTCTTTGTATTCGGAGATTCATTGGTGGACAATGGCAACAACAACTACCTGGCCACCACGGCTAGGGCCGATGCTCCGCCCTACGGGATCGACTATCCAACACATCGCCCCACGGGACGATTCTCCAATGGCCTAAACATTCCCGATATAATTA GTGAAAAAATGGGTTGGGAGGCGACATTGCCTTACTTGAGTCCAGAGCTTAGGGGACAGAAACTGTTAGTTGGTGCCAACTTTGCCTCTGCTGGAGTGGGAGTGCTTAATGACACTGGCATTCAATTT GTTAACATCATAAGAATTTATGATCAATTAAACTATTTTGAGCAATATCAGCAAAGGGTGAGTGCATTAATACGAGAGGAGGAGAGCCAAAGACTTGTGAAAGAATCACTCACTCTCATGACTTTGGGAGGCAATGATTTTGTGAACAATTACTATTTGGTGCCCttttcagcaagatcaagacaATTCACACTCCAACAATATGTCCCATATGTCATTTCTGAGTACAAAAAAGTTTTAcag AGGCTTTATCGACTTGGAGCTCGCCGGGTTCTCGTGACCGGAACTGGGCCGCTAGGTTGTGTGCCGGCGGAACTAGCACAACATAGTAGAAATGGCGAATGCGCGGAAGAACTACAGCATGCTGCGTCTCTTTTCAACCCTCAACTGAAAAAAATGCTCAATCAACTTAACCAAGATATCGGAACCAATGTTTTCATCGCGGCAAACACCAATCAAATGCACATGGATTTTGTTTCCAATCCTCGAAGTTTCG GATTCACAACCTCAAAGATAGCTTGTTGTGGACAGGGCCGATTCAACGGGTTGGGCCTTTGCACACCTCTATCGAACTTGTGCCCGAATCGGGACCAATACGTGTTTTGGGATCCATTTCATCCATCCGAAAGGGCCAACCGACTCATAGTCCAACAAATCTTTAATGGCGACAACAATTTGATGCACCCAATGAATCTCAGCACCATGTTTCCCAACTATTCCAGGGCTTGA
- the LOC140972306 gene encoding uncharacterized protein gives MTKLFNTPLLLSHSPFSFLICLFSSFLVTMPAEHCRKSGQIPAFGDWENAGELPITQYFECARQAGLLRCSCSGECPAGYVNNNINNAGFWGGGAGGGADLYASGFERPPPRRVGFEKPPPRRIYSAPQQKARRFDKGCLNEKEQRKQVQVRYLMHHPRNHQRYYPKQSNKPAYVVSQQQTSTFTGKPVDEDLYKIPSEHLDNSKGKKVLGFFRRCMVPPCAA, from the exons ATGACCAAACTTTTCAACACTCCACTACTTCTTTCCCACAGCCCCTTTTCGTTTCTTATTTGTCTTTTCAGTTCCTTTCTTGTTACAATGCCTGCG GAACACTGCCGGAAAAGTGGGCAAATCCCGGCGTTTGGTGACTGGGAGAACGCGGGAGAGTTGCCGATTACGCAGTACTTCGAATGCGCGAGGCAGGCGGGGCTGCTCCGATGTAGCTGCTCAGGAGAATGCCCTGCCGGTTATGTGAACAATAATATCAACAACGCCGGTTTCTGGGGTGGCGGCGCAGGAGGCGGCGCTGATCTTTACGCCTCAGGGTTCGAGAGACCTCCACCTCGCAGGGTGGGGTTCGAGAAACCGCCGCCACGCCGGATTTATTCTGCTCCTCAACAGAAG GCGAGGCGATTTGACAAAGGCTGTTTAAATGAGAAGGAGCAAAGGAAACAAGTTCAGGTTCGCTATCTGATGCATCATCCCAGAAATCATCAGCGCTACTACCCGAAACAAAGTAACAAACCTGCATACGTCGTCTCACAGCAGCAAACGTCGACGTTTACTGGAAAGCCGGTTGATGAAGATCTTTACAAGATCCCTTCTGAACATCTTGACAATTCCAAAGGA AAAAAAGTATTGGGATTCTTTAGGAGATGCATGGTACCCCCTTGTGCAGCGTGA